In Aspergillus luchuensis IFO 4308 DNA, chromosome 1, nearly complete sequence, the following are encoded in one genomic region:
- a CDS encoding uncharacterized protein (COG:E;~EggNog:ENOG410PUH4;~SECRETED:SignalP(1-18)) — MRGIEALAFLAAIGAAHGQSTVGFGPYFSLGPTQSWIREANTTLVLPEAPSPQKDRLALWPGMGTSGGDLIQALAVSFSDPNSNCGASSGQWCTWASTLEGTQLGGKEVPASAGDKVTMHYKYNDSTGKYDQTVSINGEVVSTLSTSSGQAQGWGTAVECQDDACQSTAGAHKYLDTTIILNAEDNSFGDTLSINEASSSGLSTSDNGKTWTVSTININSHTYNL, encoded by the exons ATGCGTGGAATTGAAGCTCTTGCCTTCCTGGCCGCCATCGGTGCCGCTCACGGCCAGAGCACGGTCGGATTTGGCCCTTATTTCTCTTTGGGCCCTACTCAGTCGTGGATTAGAGAGgccaacaccaccctggTTCTGCCCGAAGCTCCTAGCCCTCAGAAGGACCGTCTTGCTCTCTGGCCCGGTATGGGTACAAGCGGTGGTGATCTGATCCAGGCTCTCGCTGTTTCTTTCTCCGACCCCAACTC AAACTGTGGTGCCAGCTCTGGACAGTGGTGTACCTGGGCTAGTACTCTTGAGG GCACACAATTGGGTGGCAAGGAAGTCCCGGCTTCTGCTGGTGACAAGGTGACAATGCACT ACAAGTACAACGACAGCACGGGCAAGTATGACCAAACGGTCTCGATCAACGGCGAGGTCGTCTCTACTCTTTCGACCA GCTCGGGACAAGCCCAGGGCTGGGGTACGGCAGTTGAGTGCCAGGACGATGCGTGCCAGAGCACTGCGGGAGCTCACA AGTACCTtgacaccaccatcatccttaACGCCGAGGATAACTCTTTCGGCGACACCCTGTCCATCAACGAGGCCAGCTCCTCCGGCCTGTCGACGTCGGACAATGGCAAGACTTGGACCGTGTCGACCATTAACATCAACTCTCACACTTACAACCTGTGA